ATCTTATGGCATTTCCTTATATCATCGTAGGCGGAATCATCTACATGATCTACCGAAGCACGCAAAAACCAGCAAAAGAGGTTACTGAGTAGCGATAAATTTTTGAAAAAAAATCTCTCTAAAAATTTTCTTAACATAGTTTTAAGGTAGGTAGGTGTAACATGGTAGCAATTTTGAGGTCTGTTTAACATGCAGTCTTCGGACAATTCAATGCACTAACCATGATTGAAATAAAAAACCTGCACAAATCCTATAAAACAGGGAACAATTCATTGCACGTACTTAAAGGGATCGACTTCTCTGTTAAGGAAGGTGAGCTGGTTTCCATCATGGGTTCATCTGGATCAGGAAAATCCACATTATTAAATATTTTAGGAATGCTTGATGAAGCAGATGAAGGTAGCTACGTACTCGATAATGTCCCTATCAAAAATCTGAATGAGAAAATTGCCGCAAAATACCGCAATAAATTTTTGGGGTTCATTTTCCAATCTTTCAACCTGATCAGTTACAAAACTGCAATTGATAACGTTGCCCTACCTCTGTACTATCAGGGCGTAAGTCGTAAAGAGCGTGATGAGAAATCCCTACACTATCTTGAAAAAGTAGGACTGGCAGACTGGGCAGACCATTTACCCAATCAACTTTCTGGTGGACAGAAACAACGTGTTGCCATCGCGCGAGCACTTGCTAGTGACCCAAAAGTCCTTCTTGCCGATGAGCCTACCGGAGCTCTAGATACCAAAACATCTTATGAAGTCATGGACTTGATTCAGGGTATTAACGATGAAGGGCGCACCATTCTAATCGTGACACATGAGCCTGACATTGCAGAAATGACCAAGCGCATCGTAAACCTAAAAGATGGTCGAATTATCGATGACACTTTAGTCAATCAGATCAAAGCTGCCGCTCATGTTTAATCTAGAGCGCTGGCAAGAAATATTTGAGACCATACGCAAGAATAAATTGCGTACTTTTTTAACCAGCCTCTCAGTAGCCTCAGGGATATTCATTCTTGTAATCCTACTTGGGGTTTCTACAGGTATTGAAACGGGTGTACGCACCGAGTTTGAGCAAGATGCTACCAACAGAATTCAGGTAAGTGTACGCAGTACTACAAAAGAATATAAGGGACTTAATCCAGGCAGGAGACTACAGTTGCGCAATTCAGACTATGAAAATCTAAATGCTAAATATGCGGAACAAATCGAGTACAAAACTCCGCTTTACAACATCTGGTCTGGACAGGTTAATTATAAAAACCAACAAGGGAACTATCGCATAGAAGGAGCATCTCCAGATCAGCAATGGATTGAAAATGCTACCATGACCAGTGGCCGCTACCTAAATCAAAGCGACATAGATAATTCTAGAAAAGTAGCCGTGATAGGTTACCAGATGAAAGAAGATCTTTTTAAAGATGAAGACGCTATAGGAAAAACTATCATCCTTAACAACACTGTAAACTTTACGGTAGTAGGTGTTTACACAGATCCTGGAGGAACTAGAGAGGAAACAAGACTTTTTATACCCATTACTACCGCACAAAAAGTTTTCAACGCCGGAGAAAATCTCAATAGAATTGCATACACCATTAAAATGGCAGACACCTTTGACGAGACAGTCGCGCTAAGCGCTGCAATGCGAGAAGCTATTGAACAAGATTTGAGAACGCGTTTTCAAGTTGCTCCTGACGATCGTGTTGCCATAGGGGTTTATGACACTCTAGAAGAAGCAGAAAAGGTATTTGGATTGATCGCTACGATACGATCGGTTTTCTGGTTTATAGGAATTGGTACTATCATAGCTGGTGTAGTGGGCGTGGGTAACATCATGCTTATTGTAGTTAAAGAACGGACTAAGGAAATAGGAATAAGAAAAGCGCTAGGTGCATTGCCCAGTGAAATCATCTGGATGGTGTTGCATGAATCTATTTTCATAACAAGTATTGCCGGTCTTATAGGTCTGTTCCTGGGAGTCGGTTTATTAGAAATCGTATCTCCACTTGTGGAGACTGATTTTATCAAGTATCCTAAGGTAGATTTCAATACGGCAATCACCACTGTAATCATACTGGTTGTAGCTGGTGCACTAGCTGGATTCTTCCCGGCTCGTAGAGCCGCTCACATTAAACCCATAGAAGCTTTAAGAGACGAATAATATGTTTGGTAGAGATCGATGGAACGAGATACTAGAGGCGCTCAATTCAAATAAATTGAGAACCATACTTACGGCGTTTGGGGTTTTCTGGGGAATATTTATCCTTGTGATTCTACTCGCCTTAACTAATGGGTTGAGGAATGGTGTTTCTGCAGACTTTGGTGATCGCGCCACAAATACTATGTTTATGTGGGGACAAAGTACCTCTATGGCTTATAAAGGGATGAACAAAGGTCGCCGTGTTCAATTCAAGCTCGCCGATGTAAAAGCGTTAAAAAACGAGATTCCCGATCTTAGAATTGTTTCACCACGCTTACAATTAGGTGGCTTCCGTGGAGCAAATAATGTCACCAGAGGTGACAAGACAGGAGCTTTTCAGGTGAATGGAGATTATCCAGAGTTTAAACAACAGCAGCCCATGGATATTCTCAAAGGCCGCTGGATTAATTACTCTGATATTGACAAGGTCATGAAGACCGCTGTAATAGGCACTGGAGTTGAAAAAGGCTTATTTGATATAGGTGAAGACCCTATAGGCCAGTACATCAGTATTCAAGGAGTGAATTTCAAGGTGGTGGGCGTTTTTGATAACCCAAACAGTCAGGGAGACAGCGAGGAAGAAGCTAACAATATCTTTGTGCCATTCACCACTTTTGGAAAAGCGTTTAATTCTGGGGACAACGTGGGGTGGATGGCGATAACTGCTCATGACCACGTAAGTATGACAGATTTGAAATCGCAAGTACTTTCTATAATGCGTGAACAGCGTGGTGTCCATCCTGATGACCAGAGAGCTATAGGAAACTTTGACCTTGCAGAACAATTTGCAAAATTCACCGGATTGTTTGACATTTTAGGTTTTGTGGGATTCTTCGTGGGTGGTTTGGTCTTGCTTTCTGGCGGTATTGGGATTAGTAATATTATGCTCATTGTTGTAAAGGAAAGAACTAACGAGATAGGTGTAAGAAGAGCTCTTGGGGCAACTCCTTGGAATATTAAAGCTCAGATATTGCAAGAATCTATCGTATTGACACTCATCTCTGGACTAGCTGGGATCGCATTTGCCGCTGGAATGATTTGGATCATGAATTACTTACTAGCTCAAGCAGGAGACGTGGACAACTTTGCAAACCCCACGGTTAACATTAACGTGGTTTTTATTGCTTTATGCATATTGATTTTAGCTGGATTACTGGCCGGCTTTATCCCCTCTTCTCGTGCAACTAAAATGAAACCAGTAGACGCTTTAAGAACTGAATAACACAAGTAACTACCATTAATACATGAAACGTACAGGAACCATCATCACGTTGTTGATCATTTTTACGGCCGCAGCCGTAGGAATCTGGTATATATATTCTAAAGATCTAGAAGATCCAGAAGTATATCAAACTGAAACCGCTAGCGAGCAAACCATCATTAAGGAAACGGTCGCAACCGGTAACATAGTACCCAAAGAAGAAATTAACATCAAGCCCAATATCTCAGGAGTTATTGATAAAATTCACGTGGAGGCAGGTGAATTTGTTGAGGCAGGAGATCTAATTGCAGAAATCAAGGTTGTTCCTAATATCAACTCTTTGACGAGCGCTAAGAACAGCATTGCGGCGCAGCAAACATCTGTGGAAACGGCGCGCCTTGCCATGGAAAATCAAAAAGCGATTTATGACCGTCAGAAAACGCTTTTTGACAAAGGAGTGATTTCTGCAAACGATTTTGATCTTGCCCAAAATAATTACAATAATGCCGTACAGCGGTATAAGCAAGAACAAGTCGCTCTGAGGGGGAACCAACAGAATTTTGATATTATAAAGACCGGTACCACCTCTGGTTTAAGCGAGTATGCAAACACAAATGTTCGTGCCACCGTTTCTGGAATGGTTCTGGACGTACCGGTAAAAGAAGGTAATCAGGTCATTGAAGCAAATAACTTTAATGAAGGTACTTCTATCGCAACCATTGCAGATGTTACCAAAATGATTTTTGAGGGTAAGGTAGACGAGAGTGAGGTAGGTAAGATCAAAGAAGGTCTCCCGCTTGAAATTACCGTAGGCGCTTACGATAACCGCAAGTATGAAGCAATTCTAGATTACATCGCACCTAAAGGTGTTGCAGAAAATGGTGCCATTCAGTTTTCTATAAAAGGAACGCTTAAAGAGATAGAAAAAGACAGCGCTTTTGTAAGAGCTGGTTTGAGTGCAAACGCAAGCATCATTCTCGATAAGGCAGACAGTGTACTTTCTGTTAAAGAAGGGCTTATACAGTACGATCCTGAAACTAAACAACCCTATGTAGAAATTGCAATTGGCGACCAGACCTTTGAGCGCCGCGATGTAACTTTAGGATTGAGCGATGGTATTTACGTAGAAATCAAGGATGGGATTTCTAAGGAGGATAAGCTCAAAATCTGGAATCCACTTAAGGCTCCACAGGGCCGTGGTGGATATGGTGGCTAATTTTGTAACAAAAAATAATTTCTCGACACAAACAACCAGAGTACGATTATGAAAAACTATATAATTTACGGATTAGCTTTTTTGGGTCTCGCTTTCACGCCTGTCCGCCGGAGCAAGCACAACAGCTATTACTATCTCGCTTTCGCGAAAGCGTGCCTATTCATACTATTTTTAGGAATTAGCGTAGGAGGAAAAGCGCAAACCACACAAACCATTGAAAGCAACGCCAAGAAGTGGACGTTGAGAGAATGTGTAGAATATGCTCTTGACAACAATATCTCAATCAAGCAAAGTGAACTGGATCTAGAAGCTGCAGATGCTGACAAACTTGATGCGTTAGGAGGTTTATTGCCTACTCTTAACGGTAGCGCGAGTGTTTCAGAAAATACTGGTTTGAGTTTCAACCCGGTTACTAACAATGCTCAAACTACCACATTTTTATCGGTAACTGGTAGGGTTAATGTAGGTTATAATGTTTTTGATGGTTTAAGAAATATCAGACAAGTGCAAAGGGCTGACATCGCTAAGCTTGCGAGTCAGTACCGCCTTGATAAAATGAAGGATGACATTTCTTTGTTTGTGGCAAATAATTATCTCCAGATACTTACTAACAAGGCTAATCTTAAAACCCTCGTAGCTCAAAATGAGGTAACTCTTCAACAAATAGATCAAACGCAAGAATTAGTTGATGCTGGGCAGTTGCCTCAGGGTGATTTACTGGAAATCCAAGCTCAAGATGCCACGGAACAGCAGCAGATCATTGCCGCAGAAAATGCTGTGACTATAAGTAAAGTAAGCCTGGCCCAGCTTCTATTACTGGATGACTATGCAAGTTTTGACATAGTGGATAGCGATTTTGAAATCATCGACGAGAGTTTTTCAGAAAAACCAGTGAATGAATTAATTAATGCAGCCGAAGAAAATCGCTCTGAAGTCATCATCGCCGAAAAAAATGTCGAGCTCGCAGAAAAAGATCTTCAAATTGCCAGAGGAGCTTATTACCCTACAATTAGCGCATTCTTTGGATATGATACGAGATATACAGACGCCACCTCTTTTGATACACGCCTGGCTGATCCTGATAATCCTACCACTACACGTGAGATAGGATTCGTAGAAGGTACAGGCCAGAGCGTTTTAAGTGAAGTTCCTAACACTGAAACTGTAGTAGTAGGTGCAGATCCATTTGTAGAACAATTGTATCTCAACGATGGTATAGGATATGGCTTTTCTCTCAATGTACCTATTTTTAATGGTTTTAGTGTACGCAGTCGAGTGCAACGCAGTAAAGTAAATCTAGAACGTACCAGATACCAGCTGGAGCAAGCAAAGTTAGATCTGGAAAGCAATGTGTATCAAGCTTATGTTGACGCTCAAGGTTCAAAAAAGGCATATGAGGCAGCACAAAAAGCACTGGAATCTCAAGAATTAGCATATGATTATGCTGAGGAGCGCTATAATGTAGGCCTTACTAATGCGTTTGACTTCAGTCAGAGTAAACTCCGTTACAACAACGCAAAAATCAGCTTGAACCAGGCTAAGTTTGACTACTTATTTAGACTTAAAGTTTTGGAACTTTATTTTGGGGTAGAACCAAGTGAATTGAAATTATAAAATTATGAAAAAAACGGTAATCATTCTAGCAATTATAGCAGTGCTTGCAGTAGCTGCCTATTTTGTATTCTCCTCAGGGAATAAAGAAGATGGGACGCTGGTGGAAGTAATGCCGGTAGAAACAATGAATGTAACCGAAACGGTAAGTGCGACCGGTAAAATTAAACCTGAAGTTGAGGTAAGCATCTCTCCTGAGGTTCCAGGTGAGATCATTGAATTACCTATCAAAGAAGGTCAAAAAGTGGAAAAGGGTGATATTCTCGCCCGTATCAATCCTGATTTATTACAATCCAGCGTGAGCAGGTCTCGGGCAGGATTGGCAAACGCACAAGCTGGCTACCAGCAGGCACGCGCTTCTCTTGCCGAAGCAAAAGCTAATTACCAGCGCAGCACCAAACTTTTTGAAAAAGGTGTTATTTCGCAAGCAGATTATGACACGGCTACCGCAAACTACGAGCGCGCTCAAGCCGCTGAACGTTCTGCTTACTATTCTGTACAAAGCGCTGGGGCAACGGTAAATGAATCTACTGATAATTTGGGCCGTACCACAATATACGCTCCCATGACTGGAATCATTTCCCTTCTAGCGGTAGAATTAGGTGAACGCGTTGTAGGAACCCAGCAAATGGCAGGAACTGAATTGCTCAGAGTAGCAGATCTTTCTCGCATGGAGGTGGAAGTAGATGTCAATGAAAATGATATTGTAAAGATAGAGGTAGGTGACGAGGCCATTGTAGAAGTAGATGCCTACTTGAAAAAACAATTCAGAGGCCAGGTTACTGAAATCGCAAACACCGCTAGTGGACAACTGACGGCTGACCAAGTAACAAACTTCAAAGTAAAGGTGCGCATTTTACCAGAAAGCTATCAAGACCTGCTTGAAGGTAAAGGTGAAAATTACAGCCCATTCAAGCCAGGTATGACCGCAACCGTGGACATCATCACAGAAGTAGCTGAAAATGCTATTGCAGTGCCCATCAGCTCTATTGTGGTAAAAAATGATACGACTGAGAAGAAACGCAGAAAAGATATCAGCATAAACGCAGAGAAGTTTGAATGTGTCTATCTCGCAAAAGATGGAAAAGCTGATTTACAAGTGGTCACTACAGGTATTCAAGATGATAAAAACATCGTAGTACTTTCAGGACTTGAGAAAGGTGATCAAGTCATCACTGGACCATATCGTACTGTTACAAACATCCTAAAATCTGGGAAGAAAGTACGCAGCAAAAAAGATCGCTCCTCACGCGATGTAGAAACTGATCAAGAAGAGGTATCAGAAGAAGATTAAGCATGCACATTCTTTGTATAGAAACTACATCTACTAACTGTAGTGTTGCGCTCGCTGGCGAAAGCGGGAACTTTTCAAACTCCCTCGGTATTTCTAATTGCATCGATCTCATAGAAGATCAGAGTGACAATTACTCTCACGGTGAAAGGCTGCATGTTTTCATAGAGCAGATTTTAAACCGCAATGAAATTCAGACTAAAGATTTGAGTGCTATAGCTGTGAGCGCTGGACCTGGCTCCTATACTGGATTGCGCATAGGCGTTTCAGCGGCAAAAGGTTTGTGCTACGCCCTAGACATACCATTAATCTCGATTGATACACTCACCGCCCTCTCTTTTCAGAACAATTCTGATATTGAAAAATGCATCACTTTTCTTGATGCCAGGCGTATGGAAGTATATGCGCGAGTATTTCAAAATAACCTACCGCAGACTGAAGTTGAGGCTGTTGTTTTAGATCAAAATAGTTTTTCAGAGTATTTTAACGAGCCAACGGTTATTCTAGGAACAGGAGTTTCCAAGTTTGAAGATATCATCGAAAATCAGAATGTACGTATTCAAACCTCTCGCCCTACAGCTTTAACCATGTGTGACCTTGCAGTGGAAAAATTCCGTAATCAAGAGTTTGAGAAAGATGTTGCCTACTTTGAACCCTTCTACCTGAAAGAGTTCAAAGCTGGTTGATTCATTCCACAATCTTATTCTTACGTAAAAATCTGTTAAGAACTAATTCTTTAGCGGATAACATTTCTCCCTATTGAGCGTTAAATTTATAGAAAAAAGCAGATCAAAACTCTTAACTATGAGCCCTAAAGTGCGCGTCTTTCTAATCTACGGGATCAGTTTCCTAGCAATTTTTCTGATCGTACGATTTATTACGGTTCAGTTTGTGGAAGAAAGCATCTGGACTACGATCATCCCTATAGGAGCAAGCATGATTTTTTCTCCAAAACCACACGTAGAGCAATCTCAAAGTGGTAAGGAGTACGGGTTAAAATCTATTTTTTCAAAAAAGATAATTAGGTTCTAACTATAAAAATTCAGGCTATGGATCTCAAAAAAAGAATTTTCAAAATCCGAATGATCAAATTGGTTGCTCTAGCTACGGTAATTATGACCAGCGCAGCTCTGATCTATTTTATATGGAAACATCAAGGAGCATCGTTCAGCCCTAATGACTGCCTGATTTTATTATCTCTAGCTGTATTTGTCTTATGCGGTTTGCTGGGAATCAATAACAGTGAACGCAAGCTGTACAATTTGAAAAACGATATGGATTATAAGATTTAGGAATTAAGGTCAATCCTGATATTCTTACCTAATTCAAATTTTTCGACACTTTTTAGATAAACTCTTTTTTCTTTATAATCAGCTGCTATCAAATAGTCTCTACCAGTCCAGAAACTTTTCTCAACCTCGACTTCTATCCCGCCTTTTTCAACTTCAACCAGTTGATGTGGATACAAAATCAGTGTCTCCTTTTTTCCAAAAAGTGATCCGTCCAACTCTGTGACCTCATCAAAAAGGGATGCACAATACACGTTTTTTGGATCAGAATACACCTTATGAGTTGAGCGGTAGTCTTCTATTTTTCCTGAGCGCAGGATCAATGTCTCATCTGTAAAAGAAAGCACATCATCTTTATCGTGAGTGGCGATGATGCAACTTATCTGATGCGCTTCAAGATATTCAAACAGTCTACGTCTCAAATCATTCTTTCTAAAATTGTCTATATGCGAGAAAGGCTCATCCAGCAGCCACAATTTGGGCTCTTGAGCTAAAGCCTTTGCGATGGCGACTCGCTGTTTCTGACCTCCTGATAGGTTCTTAACTTTACGAGAACCGTAAGCTGCAAGATCCACGACATTCAGCAATTCATGAATCCGAGATTCACGATCATCTGTTTGAATGGACAGGTGTTCACCTACGTTTTCAAATACAGTGGTATAGGGCATTAATTCAAATTCCTGTGGCACATATTTCATCATCTCATGACCTGCGATGAGCGTGTCCTCAGCTCCTTTCAATGGCTCACCGTTCCACATCACTTCTTGCCTATCATACGGCAATAAACCATAGATGAATTTAAGCAAGGTCGTTTTTCCACAACCGCTTTCTCCCATGATAGCGAGAGAATGACCTTGGTCTAAGTCTATGGAAATATTCTTGAGCAGCTCGATGCGTTTATCACCAGTTTTGGTAGCAACGCTATATGAAATATCTCTTACTTGCAGCATCACTAAACTATTTCCTCAGACCCCTTACGCATCTACAATTCCCATTTTACGCAATAGAAAACTGGCATTCATGTTTGTCGCCACGCCATCTTTAAACTTGTAGTCAAAAGTCAACTCATCGTTAGTGATATCTGCATCAAAGAAGTAATTGGAGATTTGATCGTACTCATTTGCTACTTCTGTAAGGCTCAAATCGTGTGTAGCTATGATTCCTGTGGCACGCTTTCGCGAAAGCTTCTCTATCAATCGCCGTGATCCGTTTGCTTTATCCTGGGAATTGGTTCCCTTAAGGATCTCATCGAGGACTATGAAATAGGCTTCTTGCTCAATCTTATCGACAATGTACTTCAATCTCTTCAGCTCGCTGAAGAAGTAGGATTCATCATCCGTCAGGGAATCGCTGGTACGCATGCTGGTGATCAATTTTGTAGGAGCGTAGGAAGCTGATTTTGCATAAATAGGTAAACCCACGTTAGCAAAAACGATTTGTGTGGAAACCGTTCGCAAGAAGGTACTTTTCCCAGCCATGTTTGCACCCGTGATAATAAAAAACTCGCCAGATGAAATATCAATTGTGTTACCGATTGCCTTCTGTGGATCAAGTAAAGGGTGGATGGCTTCCTCTGCTTTCAAGTGAAAATCGCCTGTTTCAATCTTTGGAAAAATGTAATTGGGATGGTTGAAGGCAAAATTGCCCAGGGAATTCATCGCATCGATTTCAGCGACGACTTCCAGCCATTGTGTAAGGTGTGTCTTATTCTCTTCCAGCCAGGATTCTATGGTTTGTACCTGTTTCAAATCCCACAACCCGAAGCCATTTGCCAAAATTCCAAACAGCATATTATTCCTCTGATCCAGCCTACCGATAGCAGCCGAGAGCTCTTTCAATCGAGCAGAAGCCGGCTTGCCATCAGTCAAAATTTGATCGCGTTGCTCCTTAAGCAATTCACTTGAAAATTCTTGTTGCTCGATCTGCCGCAGTAAACTGGAGTATTGATTGAAAAACAGTTCTAACTCACTAATTTCATTGCTGAATTGCGTTATTTTTTTAACATAACGACCTGTAATCGCTAGTCCTAGAAAAAAGCCTGTTGAAAAAATATAGCCGTTGACAAAGTCTAAAAAGTAAGCAGTAGCTAGAAGGATATTCAGTGTAAAAAACAGCCACGGCAACCAAGAAAATATATTCGGAACAAATGAGCGATGTTTCTTCAACCAGACGGCAATATCACTTGGACTTTGTTTGTTTTCCAGCAATGTTGCTGTAGCAGAATATTCCTGTCTGAAATCAAGCAATTGAGTCAACTCCTTGACGGCTTCCTGCTTTTTTGTAATTTCAAAGATGTCGTTGCTATTGAGCTTTCGCGCAAGCGTAATTATCCCTTCACGAGTGACGCTGCGATTAAGGTATTGAAAAATCGACCCTCTACCGAAAAGATCAATATCCCGATTGTATTCATGATCATCTTCAAGAAACCTGGAGCCGTCATCGCGGTGCAGAAAATCTCTTTTCCCGATTTTAATTTCTTCATTTTGAATGTCGATCAGAGCTTGTTTAAAATCACGATCGCGTTTTAAATCACTATGCCTAGAAACCAAAAAAAGAAAGATCGCCAGCGTTACAACCACCGCTATTACTACCAGTTGCCAGTTTTCCCATAAAAAATATACGGCAGCACCACCGGCAAGAAATACCAGCAGTCTTATAAGACTGGATACTCGTAACTGTTGCTGTAACTTGTTCTTTTCGAGCGTGAATTCTTCTGCTCGCTTTTGATATAATTGGATAAGGGTATCGTTCACTTAAAGGTTTTTGAGTAGATCGCGATCTTTTTTAGGCAATTTTGCAACGATGAGATCATAGGAATGATCGATCCATTTGAAAACGGCATCATCTTGCATATCGCGATTGATGCATATGGTATTCCAGTGTTTTTTGTGCATGTGATAGCCACCGGTAACGGTTTCTCCGTACTCGGCGCGCAATTCAATTGCTGTTTCTGGATCGCACTTGAGATTTACAGATGGCGCTCCGTTTTCCCATTTCTCGAGACTGGTCAGACAAAACATTTTGTTCATGACTTTATAAACCAACGTATCGTTATCAAATGGAAAATGAGAGGTCACACCTTTCTTAGACTCACAGTAGTCTTGAAGATCGGTTATGAACACTTTTTTTCTTTATTGCGTTCTTCAATAAGGACTTCAGGATCAATCTCTAAAATCTTCCCGTCCTTTTCAACTATTACAGGAGTTTTTTTGTATTTCTTGAATTCAAGCATTCTATCGAAAGCTAAATCGAGACCCTCAATAATCTTATCTAATTGGTTTGAATTATTAGTTTTCTTCATAATACTTTTCATATAAGAGCTCCCCAAGACTATAGTTTCTAATCTTCAACTTTTTTTCATGAGATCTGGCAATTTCATCAGCATTTACAAATTCATGACAATCCAAAATTTCCGGTAAAACTGTATAGGACGCGGTTGTCTTGCCCGAACCATTGCAGCTAGCTATGATGTATAAATTCTTATCCATCACTTTGACTTAGTTTTTTATAGTCACCAGCTCCATCAATCACCATCGCGCTGTAATCAAGTTTCCAGCCTATGGTTGCGGCAAGGCCTTCCATCATCTGGATCGCTCCCAGAGCTTCTTGCTGGGCGGCTTTCATAAGGCCGCTTTCTGGAATTTTATCTACAATATGCTGTTTTGCACTGCGGTTTGCTTCTGTAAGATCATCGCTGGTGAAGGAATTTGCCCAGCCTTCATACTTGTCGTAATAACTGAAGTCAGTCTCGATGCTCAAGACTTCAGGTTGCGGGAAATTTGTGAGCTTGATCGTTTTATTTTCTGTATCGCTGGACATCTCGATTTTTGATAGGTCAAAGCCTATATGCGCTTTGGCATTTACTAAAATGATTGCTTTTTTCTTACCGAGTAAAAAATTGGCAATCTTATCCTTGACATTCTGGTAATGGTAGATTTCAGAGAAGTCACCCTCGACCGTTATGAATTTACATACCGACCTGATTTTTTCCATGAGCACGACGCTCTGCTGGTGGCGGTCCTCTTTCTTACCAAGATTTCCAAAAAGCCTAAAAACAAAAAACGCAACAACAGCTCCGGCTGCAAGACCTATGAAGAGTAATTCCATGCCGCTAATTTACGATTAAACAGGATGTCTACTTTGCTGAGATCTCCGAGGTCTG
This genomic interval from Nonlabens spongiae contains the following:
- a CDS encoding ABC transporter permease; this encodes MFGRDRWNEILEALNSNKLRTILTAFGVFWGIFILVILLALTNGLRNGVSADFGDRATNTMFMWGQSTSMAYKGMNKGRRVQFKLADVKALKNEIPDLRIVSPRLQLGGFRGANNVTRGDKTGAFQVNGDYPEFKQQQPMDILKGRWINYSDIDKVMKTAVIGTGVEKGLFDIGEDPIGQYISIQGVNFKVVGVFDNPNSQGDSEEEANNIFVPFTTFGKAFNSGDNVGWMAITAHDHVSMTDLKSQVLSIMREQRGVHPDDQRAIGNFDLAEQFAKFTGLFDILGFVGFFVGGLVLLSGGIGISNIMLIVVKERTNEIGVRRALGATPWNIKAQILQESIVLTLISGLAGIAFAAGMIWIMNYLLAQAGDVDNFANPTVNINVVFIALCILILAGLLAGFIPSSRATKMKPVDALRTE
- a CDS encoding efflux RND transporter periplasmic adaptor subunit — its product is MKRTGTIITLLIIFTAAAVGIWYIYSKDLEDPEVYQTETASEQTIIKETVATGNIVPKEEINIKPNISGVIDKIHVEAGEFVEAGDLIAEIKVVPNINSLTSAKNSIAAQQTSVETARLAMENQKAIYDRQKTLFDKGVISANDFDLAQNNYNNAVQRYKQEQVALRGNQQNFDIIKTGTTSGLSEYANTNVRATVSGMVLDVPVKEGNQVIEANNFNEGTSIATIADVTKMIFEGKVDESEVGKIKEGLPLEITVGAYDNRKYEAILDYIAPKGVAENGAIQFSIKGTLKEIEKDSAFVRAGLSANASIILDKADSVLSVKEGLIQYDPETKQPYVEIAIGDQTFERRDVTLGLSDGIYVEIKDGISKEDKLKIWNPLKAPQGRGGYGG
- a CDS encoding ABC transporter permease, translated to MFNLERWQEIFETIRKNKLRTFLTSLSVASGIFILVILLGVSTGIETGVRTEFEQDATNRIQVSVRSTTKEYKGLNPGRRLQLRNSDYENLNAKYAEQIEYKTPLYNIWSGQVNYKNQQGNYRIEGASPDQQWIENATMTSGRYLNQSDIDNSRKVAVIGYQMKEDLFKDEDAIGKTIILNNTVNFTVVGVYTDPGGTREETRLFIPITTAQKVFNAGENLNRIAYTIKMADTFDETVALSAAMREAIEQDLRTRFQVAPDDRVAIGVYDTLEEAEKVFGLIATIRSVFWFIGIGTIIAGVVGVGNIMLIVVKERTKEIGIRKALGALPSEIIWMVLHESIFITSIAGLIGLFLGVGLLEIVSPLVETDFIKYPKVDFNTAITTVIILVVAGALAGFFPARRAAHIKPIEALRDE
- a CDS encoding ABC transporter ATP-binding protein, with product MIEIKNLHKSYKTGNNSLHVLKGIDFSVKEGELVSIMGSSGSGKSTLLNILGMLDEADEGSYVLDNVPIKNLNEKIAAKYRNKFLGFIFQSFNLISYKTAIDNVALPLYYQGVSRKERDEKSLHYLEKVGLADWADHLPNQLSGGQKQRVAIARALASDPKVLLADEPTGALDTKTSYEVMDLIQGINDEGRTILIVTHEPDIAEMTKRIVNLKDGRIIDDTLVNQIKAAAHV
- the tsaB gene encoding tRNA (adenosine(37)-N6)-threonylcarbamoyltransferase complex dimerization subunit type 1 TsaB; the protein is MHILCIETTSTNCSVALAGESGNFSNSLGISNCIDLIEDQSDNYSHGERLHVFIEQILNRNEIQTKDLSAIAVSAGPGSYTGLRIGVSAAKGLCYALDIPLISIDTLTALSFQNNSDIEKCITFLDARRMEVYARVFQNNLPQTEVEAVVLDQNSFSEYFNEPTVILGTGVSKFEDIIENQNVRIQTSRPTALTMCDLAVEKFRNQEFEKDVAYFEPFYLKEFKAG
- a CDS encoding TolC family protein, with product MKNYIIYGLAFLGLAFTPVRRSKHNSYYYLAFAKACLFILFLGISVGGKAQTTQTIESNAKKWTLRECVEYALDNNISIKQSELDLEAADADKLDALGGLLPTLNGSASVSENTGLSFNPVTNNAQTTTFLSVTGRVNVGYNVFDGLRNIRQVQRADIAKLASQYRLDKMKDDISLFVANNYLQILTNKANLKTLVAQNEVTLQQIDQTQELVDAGQLPQGDLLEIQAQDATEQQQIIAAENAVTISKVSLAQLLLLDDYASFDIVDSDFEIIDESFSEKPVNELINAAEENRSEVIIAEKNVELAEKDLQIARGAYYPTISAFFGYDTRYTDATSFDTRLADPDNPTTTREIGFVEGTGQSVLSEVPNTETVVVGADPFVEQLYLNDGIGYGFSLNVPIFNGFSVRSRVQRSKVNLERTRYQLEQAKLDLESNVYQAYVDAQGSKKAYEAAQKALESQELAYDYAEERYNVGLTNAFDFSQSKLRYNNAKISLNQAKFDYLFRLKVLELYFGVEPSELKL
- a CDS encoding efflux RND transporter periplasmic adaptor subunit; protein product: MKKTVIILAIIAVLAVAAYFVFSSGNKEDGTLVEVMPVETMNVTETVSATGKIKPEVEVSISPEVPGEIIELPIKEGQKVEKGDILARINPDLLQSSVSRSRAGLANAQAGYQQARASLAEAKANYQRSTKLFEKGVISQADYDTATANYERAQAAERSAYYSVQSAGATVNESTDNLGRTTIYAPMTGIISLLAVELGERVVGTQQMAGTELLRVADLSRMEVEVDVNENDIVKIEVGDEAIVEVDAYLKKQFRGQVTEIANTASGQLTADQVTNFKVKVRILPESYQDLLEGKGENYSPFKPGMTATVDIITEVAENAIAVPISSIVVKNDTTEKKRRKDISINAEKFECVYLAKDGKADLQVVTTGIQDDKNIVVLSGLEKGDQVITGPYRTVTNILKSGKKVRSKKDRSSRDVETDQEEVSEED